In the Afipia sp. GAS231 genome, CGCCAAGGCGGCTGCGGATGCGGCGGCGAAGCTCGCCGGCGTCAAGAAGGTGTTGCTGGCGGACGGTCCGCTCTATGCCCACGACCTCGCCGAGCCGCTGGCCGCGCTGATCGTGGCACTCGCCCCGGGCTACGACGCCTTTGTCGCGCCCGCGACCTCGCGCTTCAAGAACGTGATGCCGCGCGTCGCAGCCCTGCTCGACGTCATGCAGGTCTCGGAAATCATCAAGGTGGTTGCGCCCGATACCTTCGAGCGTCCGATCTATGCCGGCAACGCGATCCAGACCGTGAAGTCCAAGGACGCCAAGAAGGTCATCACGGTGCGGACCTCGACCTTTGCCGCCGCCGGTGAAGGCGGCAGCGCGTCGGTCGAGAACGCCGCATCGGCAGCCGATCCCGGCCTCTCCAGCTTTGTCGGCGAGGAAGTCGCCAAGAGCGACCGTCCCGAACTGACCTCGGCCAAGATCATCGTCTCCGGCGGCCGTGCCATGCAGAGCCGCGAGAATTTTGCCAAATATATCGAGCCGCTCGCCGACAAGCTCGGCGCCGGCGTCGGCGCCTCGCGCGCCGCGGTCGATGCCGGCTACGCGCCGAACGACTGGCAGGTCGGCCAGACCGGCAAGGTGGTGGCGCCGGAACTGTACATCGCGATCGGCATCTCCGGCGCGATCCAGCATTTGGCCGGCATGAAGGATTCCAAGGTGATCGTCGCGATCAACAAGGATGAGGACGCGCCGATTTTCCAGGTTGCCGATTACGGCCTGGTCGCGGACCTCTATCAGGCGGTTCCCGAACTGACCGAGGAACTCGGCAAGCTCGGAAAGTAACCAACAAGGCACCGGCCGGATAAAACGACTTCCGGCCGGTGTTTATTCGACAGGCGTTTTCAAGCGAAGCGGATACCGACTTTGCGTGAAGAAAACGCGCCAGAGGTGGGACTGAAGGCTCGATTCTGATTATATCAGAACCGGGATTCAGAGATGAACAGGCGCTGACTGCGCGCCGTTCCGGTGGATGGCAAGATGGCGGTGACAATCAAGAAGGTCGGCGTGATCGGCTCGGGCCAGATGGGCAACGGCATTGCGCATGTGGCGGCGC is a window encoding:
- a CDS encoding electron transfer flavoprotein subunit alpha/FixB family protein, which produces MTTLLIAEHDNASIKDSTNKALTAAAALGADVHVLVAGENAKAAADAAAKLAGVKKVLLADGPLYAHDLAEPLAALIVALAPGYDAFVAPATSRFKNVMPRVAALLDVMQVSEIIKVVAPDTFERPIYAGNAIQTVKSKDAKKVITVRTSTFAAAGEGGSASVENAASAADPGLSSFVGEEVAKSDRPELTSAKIIVSGGRAMQSRENFAKYIEPLADKLGAGVGASRAAVDAGYAPNDWQVGQTGKVVAPELYIAIGISGAIQHLAGMKDSKVIVAINKDEDAPIFQVADYGLVADLYQAVPELTEELGKLGK